The Cloacibacillus sp. region ACAACGCGGTCCGCGCCGCCGTAGAGTCCGGCTACTGCGCCGGCTTCAAAAAGCGTGAAAACCTCTGCTCCGGTGAACTGCCGCACCCGACCTGCGACGGCGACAAAAACTATATGACGCCCGAAACGCTGAAAGAGGCGCTTGAAATGCTCGCGGCAACCCCAGAGGCCGCCATATTGTCGGGAACGACCGACATCGTGCCCGACATAAAAAACGGAAAATTCAAGGCCGAAAAAGCGATAGATTTAAGCCGCCTCAAAGAATTAAAGGGCATCTATAAATCCGCCGGAGATATCCACATCGGCGCCTGCGCCACAAACGGAGACATCGTCCGCAGCACCCTCGTGCGCCAATACCTCCCCGCGCTCCACGAAGCCTCGCGCAGAAGCGGAGCGCCCGCAGTGCAGAACCGCGCCACAATAGCGGGAAACATAGCCACAGCCTCCGGCGCGGCGGATCTTCCCACAATACTGCTGCCGCTTGAAGCGCGCGTAGCGCTCGAAAGCGTGAGGGGCGCGCGCGAGCTGCCGCTTGACGTATTCATCGAAGGCTACCGCACAACGCGGCGCGCGCCGGACGAGCTCATCACCGAAATAATAATCCCAGCGCCCGAAAGCGGCACGATACAGAAATTCTGCAAAAGAGGCTCACGCAAAGCGCTAACACTCTCCCGCATATCGCTTGGCTTCTGCATGGCGCTCGACGACGACGGCTTCATCACCAAATTCCGCGCGGGAGCCGGAAGCATGAGCCCCGTGCCCATCCGTCTTCCAAAGACGGAGGCCGCGCTCTTTGGCAAAGAACTCACGGCGGAGCTTATAGACGAGGCGGCGCGCACAGTCTATGACGAAGTGAACCCCAGAAAGAGCGCTTCCTGGCGCAAAAAAATGGCCGCCAACCTGCTCGCCTCCTTCCTGAAAGAGGCGCTAGCCAAAGAACCCGGCGAAGAACCGAACGGCGGGGAAGAGTAATAAACAAAAATAAAAACGGGCGATTCGCCGCCGATAAGCGCGAGGCTTTAAAAAGAGAGGCGGAGAATTTTTCTCCGCCTCTCTTTGTGGACGTTGTTCCCAATTTATTCATAGGTATGATTACGATGAAATAGCTCTCGCCGTCTTTTTCTGCCGCAGAGTCCCCCCAGACGGTTTATCGTAACCATAGCCGCTCATATTTAGCTAAGACGGCTGAGGGAGCGGCAAGTATTTGTACCTGCGTTATGAGCTGCGCAGGGCTGTAAGATAAAGTCACAGCATAAACTTTAAACCAAGCATAGTCGAAAAGACAGGGGGCAAGAGCAGAATGATACCGATTGAAGAAAAGGCGGCTGCAATAATCAAAAAATGTACAACCATTGAACTTACTTCCATTACGGAAGATGGGTATCCACGCATATTTTTTATGAACATAGCGGCATCACAGGGAGCCGAACGCATATTTTTCACCACGGGAACTAAGACGCATAAAGTAGCGCAGTTTAAAAAAGACCCAAAATCAGGGATAGCGTGCAGTAACGGGCACGACGTCATCACAATGACTGGAACTATAAAAATCGTAGAAGATCAAGCGGTAAGAAAGAGCCTGTGGAAAGATTTTTATAAGGGATTTTTCCCGGGAGGCCCTGAGGATTCTGGATATTGTGTATTGCAGTTTGACGCGCTGGAGGCCGCCTTTTGGATCGATGAAGAATACACCAAATGCCGCTATACCGCCAAAGGAATAGAGGTGCTCCAGCATTTTTGTCAGGGCTGCGGAATCCCACGGCCCTGACAAAAACACGAACTTACCCGATGCCGCCCGGTGTTACGCAGCTTAGGATGAAGACTATCACCGTCATGACGCAGAAGACATATTTTGTCATCGGTTCAAGCCACGGGCCTATCTCTTTTGCGCGCCCCTTCTGAAGCTCCGTCCTTGCGTACTTTCCGCCGAACACCCAGTAGAAAATAATGCCGGCCATGGCGGCGCCAAGCGGGCAGACGTAAATAGATACGAAATCCATCCAGCCTCCGACGATGCCCTGTATCACCACGCTGGAGGCTGTTCCAATAACAGCTATCGCAAGCACCGCCTTCACGCGGGAGAGCCCCATCCTCTCCTGAAGCGTCGCGATAGAGACTTCAAAGAGATTTATAAGCGACGTCACACCGGCAAAGAGCACGGAAAGGAAGAAAATTATCATGATGAGCCTGCCGCCCGGCATACTTTTAAAAAGGTGCGGCAGATAAATGAAAATAAGCCCGGGGCCGCCGGCGTCCAGCCTTGCGCCGGCCGCGGCCACCGCCGGGATTATGACAAGCGCCGCTATCAGCGCCGCCGCCGTGTCAAAAAAAGCCACCTTCGCCGCCGAGTTGATTATATCCACGTCTTTTTTCAGGTATGAGCCGTAAATAAGCGTCCCGTTGCCGGCAAGCGACAGCGAGAAAAAAGCCTGCCCCAGCGCGAATATCCATGTCATAGGGTTTCGGAAGGCGGCGGGGTCCACCGAGAAAATATATTTATAGCCTTCGGAGGCCCCGGGGCGAAAGGCGATATAGACGCCCAGGCCGACGAACATCACGAAGAAAAGCGGTATCATTATCTTGTTTGCTTTTTCTATGCCGTTTGTGATGCCGGCGCTCATTATATAAAATGTAGCGGCAAGGCCCGCAAGCTGCCATCCCGTGTTTCCGAAAGCCTGCGCCATCCCGCCGAAGGCCGCGCCGAAGCCGTCAAGAGAGTCCGGCGAAAGCGAAAAGCCGACAAAAGAGCCTACAGTATATTTAAGTATCCAGCCGACGACGACGGAATATCCCACCGCGAGGGCAAGCGAACCTACGACCGGCACGACCCCCAGCCAAAAACCTATTTTTTCGTTCCACCCGCGGCTCTTGAAAGCCTTTTGAAAGGCGCCTATAGGCCCAGAGCCAGTGGCGCGGCCAAAGGCCATTTCGCCGATGACGCCCGAAAATCCGATTATCACAACAAACAGAATATATGCGATAAGATAGGAACCTCCGCCGTATCGCGAGACTCTTCCGGGGAACATCCAAATATTTCCCATTCCCACCACAGAGCCTATACAGGCCAAAACAAAGCCCCATCTTGTGCTGAACGATTCGCGCGCGGATGCCGCGCCGCTGCTTTTTGTACTCATT contains the following coding sequences:
- a CDS encoding pyridoxamine 5'-phosphate oxidase family protein is translated as MIPIEEKAAAIIKKCTTIELTSITEDGYPRIFFMNIAASQGAERIFFTTGTKTHKVAQFKKDPKSGIACSNGHDVITMTGTIKIVEDQAVRKSLWKDFYKGFFPGGPEDSGYCVLQFDALEAAFWIDEEYTKCRYTAKGIEVLQHFCQGCGIPRP
- a CDS encoding sodium-dependent transporter, which gives rise to MSTKSSGAASARESFSTRWGFVLACIGSVVGMGNIWMFPGRVSRYGGGSYLIAYILFVVIIGFSGVIGEMAFGRATGSGPIGAFQKAFKSRGWNEKIGFWLGVVPVVGSLALAVGYSVVVGWILKYTVGSFVGFSLSPDSLDGFGAAFGGMAQAFGNTGWQLAGLAATFYIMSAGITNGIEKANKIMIPLFFVMFVGLGVYIAFRPGASEGYKYIFSVDPAAFRNPMTWIFALGQAFFSLSLAGNGTLIYGSYLKKDVDIINSAAKVAFFDTAAALIAALVIIPAVAAAGARLDAGGPGLIFIYLPHLFKSMPGGRLIMIIFFLSVLFAGVTSLINLFEVSIATLQERMGLSRVKAVLAIAVIGTASSVVIQGIVGGWMDFVSIYVCPLGAAMAGIIFYWVFGGKYARTELQKGRAKEIGPWLEPMTKYVFCVMTVIVFILSCVTPGGIG
- a CDS encoding FAD binding domain-containing protein; the encoded protein is MRIELTVNEKLLRADVPPMTMLSSVLREALALKGTKVGCGEGECGACSVIMDGRLVNSCLVPAMQASGSEILTIEGLGSSENMDALQKAFVTEGAIQCGFCTPGMIIAARALLEENPSPSLDEIKIALSGNICRCTGYERIYNAVRAAVESGYCAGFKKRENLCSGELPHPTCDGDKNYMTPETLKEALEMLAATPEAAILSGTTDIVPDIKNGKFKAEKAIDLSRLKELKGIYKSAGDIHIGACATNGDIVRSTLVRQYLPALHEASRRSGAPAVQNRATIAGNIATASGAADLPTILLPLEARVALESVRGARELPLDVFIEGYRTTRRAPDELITEIIIPAPESGTIQKFCKRGSRKALTLSRISLGFCMALDDDGFITKFRAGAGSMSPVPIRLPKTEAALFGKELTAELIDEAARTVYDEVNPRKSASWRKKMAANLLASFLKEALAKEPGEEPNGGEE